A window from Corynebacterium urealyticum DSM 7109 encodes these proteins:
- a CDS encoding sigma-70 family RNA polymerase sigma factor, with protein sequence MSSPTPQRAATLRTEEPDEELLARFESDALSLLDQLYGAALRMTRNPADAQDLVQDAYIKAFQAFRSFKPGTNLKAWLYRILTNTYINEYRKQQRRPYESSAEDMTDWQQADAMSHTPDGLASAEVEALKRIPDQRIIDALMDISEDYRMVVYYADVEGFAYKEIAEILDVPIGTVMSRLHRGRKALRKKLKDVAAEHGIGVEEENKAKG encoded by the coding sequence ATGAGTTCCCCCACCCCCCAGCGCGCCGCCACGCTGCGCACCGAGGAGCCCGACGAGGAGCTGCTCGCCCGCTTCGAAAGCGACGCGCTGTCGCTGCTGGACCAGCTCTACGGCGCGGCATTGCGAATGACCCGCAACCCCGCCGATGCGCAGGACCTCGTGCAGGATGCGTACATCAAGGCCTTCCAAGCCTTCCGGTCCTTCAAGCCTGGCACCAACCTCAAAGCCTGGCTGTACCGCATTCTCACGAACACCTACATCAACGAGTACCGCAAGCAGCAGCGCCGACCCTATGAATCCTCCGCGGAGGACATGACCGACTGGCAGCAGGCCGACGCGATGTCCCATACCCCGGACGGCCTCGCCTCCGCGGAAGTCGAGGCGCTCAAGCGGATCCCCGACCAGCGCATCATCGACGCGCTGATGGACATTAGCGAGGATTACCGCATGGTGGTCTACTACGCCGATGTCGAAGGCTTCGCCTATAAGGAGATCGCGGAGATCCTCGACGTCCCCATCGGCACCGTCATGAGCCGCCTCCACCGGGGCCGGAAGGCGCTGCGCAAGAAACTGAAGGACGTCGCCGCGGAACACGGCATCGGCGTCGAAGAAGAAAACAAGGCGAAGGGATAG
- a CDS encoding HAD family hydrolase, which produces MRGLVVDHNGVLDGAEEDRRRWRKLLSAVREEGLAVAIVSNAPDDASSDPIRQWEKDGYVDTVVLSGEVGVEKPDEKIFQEVASRLELPVNDLVLVDDSIINVKGAVEAGMIGMYYQQFDRMIVEVQNIFELEGEF; this is translated from the coding sequence ATGCGAGGACTAGTTGTTGACCATAATGGTGTGCTCGATGGAGCCGAAGAAGACCGCCGCCGTTGGCGCAAGCTGCTGAGCGCTGTCCGCGAGGAGGGCCTGGCCGTGGCCATCGTCTCCAACGCGCCGGATGATGCCTCCTCTGATCCGATCCGTCAGTGGGAGAAGGACGGCTACGTGGACACCGTCGTCCTCTCCGGCGAGGTTGGCGTCGAGAAGCCGGACGAGAAGATCTTCCAGGAGGTCGCGAGCCGCCTGGAGCTGCCGGTGAATGACCTGGTGCTGGTGGATGATTCGATCATCAACGTCAAGGGTGCGGTGGAGGCCGGCATGATCGGCATGTACTACCAGCAGTTCGACCGGATGATCGTCGAGGTGCAGAACATCTTCGAGCTGGAGGGTGAGTTCTAG
- a CDS encoding WhiB family transcriptional regulator, translating into MDWRHKAVCRQEDPELFFPVGNSGPALAQTAKAKLVCNRCPVTTDCLTWAISSGQDAGVWGGMSEDERRVLKRRNNRARTRARANA; encoded by the coding sequence ATGGATTGGCGCCACAAGGCTGTCTGCCGCCAGGAAGACCCCGAGCTGTTTTTCCCAGTTGGTAACTCCGGACCGGCTCTCGCCCAGACTGCGAAGGCGAAGCTGGTGTGCAACCGTTGCCCGGTGACCACGGATTGCCTCACGTGGGCAATCAGCTCCGGCCAGGACGCCGGCGTGTGGGGTGGCATGTCTGAGGACGAGCGTCGCGTGCTGAAGCGCCGCAACAACCGCGCTCGCACCCGCGCCCGCGCGAACGCTTAA
- the rsgA gene encoding ribosome small subunit-dependent GTPase A yields MARYQWDESDVRVRPNRRGSRPRTKQRPKHKDAKWGMVISRDRGRWGVVLDETGVEVTCMLAREMGRTPIVVGDRVGVVGDTSGRKDTLARIVRQAERHTVLRRTADDTDPYERIVVANAKNLLIVTAVADPPPRAGFVERALIAAFVGGLQPVLCLTKTDLADPEAFAAEFRELDVPVHYTGTSNDLAELTEVITGEVSALIGHSGVGKSTMVNRLVPDADRETGDVSGVGKGRHTSTQSVALPLPGGGWIIDTPGIRSFGLAHVDPDTVVQVFDDLREVVQDCPRGCTHLGPPADPECALDTLEGASGRRAAAVRRLLTALRSNNEWELPFETE; encoded by the coding sequence ATGGCGCGCTACCAGTGGGATGAATCCGACGTCCGCGTGCGCCCCAATCGTCGCGGCTCCCGCCCCCGCACCAAGCAACGCCCCAAGCACAAGGATGCCAAGTGGGGCATGGTGATCTCCCGCGACCGGGGCCGCTGGGGCGTGGTCCTGGATGAGACCGGCGTGGAGGTCACCTGCATGCTCGCCCGGGAGATGGGGCGCACCCCCATCGTCGTGGGCGACCGCGTCGGCGTGGTGGGTGATACCTCCGGGCGTAAAGACACGCTGGCCCGCATCGTCCGCCAGGCAGAGCGCCACACCGTGCTGCGCCGCACCGCGGACGACACTGACCCCTACGAGCGCATCGTCGTCGCGAATGCGAAGAACCTGCTGATCGTCACCGCCGTCGCCGACCCGCCACCCCGGGCCGGATTCGTGGAGCGCGCGCTGATCGCCGCCTTCGTCGGTGGTCTGCAGCCCGTGCTGTGCCTGACGAAGACCGACCTGGCCGACCCGGAGGCCTTCGCCGCCGAGTTCCGGGAGCTCGACGTGCCCGTCCACTACACCGGCACCAGCAACGACCTCGCCGAGCTCACCGAGGTCATCACCGGCGAGGTCTCCGCCCTGATCGGCCACTCCGGCGTGGGTAAGTCCACGATGGTCAACCGGCTGGTGCCGGACGCCGACCGGGAAACCGGGGACGTCTCCGGGGTCGGCAAGGGCCGCCACACCTCCACCCAGTCCGTCGCCCTGCCCCTGCCTGGTGGCGGCTGGATCATCGACACCCCCGGCATCCGCAGCTTCGGGCTGGCCCACGTGGACCCGGACACCGTGGTGCAGGTCTTCGACGACCTCCGGGAAGTCGTGCAGGACTGCCCCCGCGGCTGCACGCACCTCGGCCCACCAGCGGACCCGGAGTGCGCGCTCGACACCCTGGAGGGCGCCTCCGGGCGCCGGGCCGCCGCGGTACGCCGCCTGCTGACCGCCCTGCGCAGCAACAACGAGTGGGAGCTTCCCTTCGAGACGGAATAG
- a CDS encoding SOS response-associated peptidase, protein MCGRYVLFSTPEQLVGAVRRRTGQQRVAMVGEGPRENYNIAPTHTVPVLRPFRGVPTLGPAVWGYPPNTVFNARGETAFDKPTFAGSEPCVFIMDGWYEWTADEDPAPGDRRKQPWFTHAGGEPIFIAGLCKAVDGVVYATMVTTAATPELEWLHHRMPRVLVPGEGSDAGDAGDVGGPGGGDDEVRCWLEGDEVMLRAIAAAPPQHGLGGLVSEKADKAVGNVANNGPHLIGR, encoded by the coding sequence ATGTGTGGCCGTTATGTCCTTTTCAGCACGCCCGAGCAGCTCGTGGGCGCCGTGCGGCGCCGGACCGGGCAGCAGCGGGTCGCGATGGTCGGGGAGGGGCCGCGGGAGAACTACAACATTGCGCCCACCCATACGGTGCCGGTGCTGCGGCCGTTTCGTGGGGTGCCGACCCTCGGGCCGGCGGTGTGGGGCTATCCGCCGAATACGGTCTTTAACGCCCGCGGGGAGACGGCCTTCGACAAGCCGACGTTCGCGGGCTCAGAGCCGTGCGTGTTCATCATGGATGGCTGGTACGAGTGGACCGCCGATGAGGATCCCGCGCCGGGGGACCGGCGGAAGCAGCCCTGGTTCACGCACGCCGGTGGGGAGCCGATTTTTATTGCGGGGCTGTGCAAGGCCGTGGATGGGGTGGTGTACGCGACGATGGTGACGACGGCAGCTACCCCGGAGCTGGAGTGGCTGCATCACCGGATGCCACGGGTGCTGGTGCCGGGCGAGGGGAGCGACGCTGGTGATGCGGGCGATGTGGGAGGTCCGGGAGGCGGGGACGACGAGGTGCGGTGCTGGCTCGAGGGGGACGAGGTAATGCTGCGCGCGATCGCTGCGGCACCTCCTCAGCACGGGTTGGGTGGCCTGGTGAGCGAGAAGGCGGATAAGGCGGTCGGCAACGTGGCCAATAACGGGCCGCATTTGATCGGCCGGTAG
- a CDS encoding G5 domain-containing protein: MNSSQNRVSRRRARTGVAALSAITLALGSLSIFSHSDLTPEATAATLSGGIRDKSGAVEKDAQKASDLPAGSCVVYESTPNGSQAGFTWRTSEPGADSPDKTLWGLSLAFDNSKDRTFADWYFSNSGLLGGVLNAGTVPSMNVGQTFLGENVTHKADESIVINGAGRQRNLNLYADLTDAEVKQFAQAGANSPVRYAWQSHYTKDNPNGLKATQGNNAGFSAVVNPWPSENIECNPITVSWESFEKHVIVPGEETKVGKINVPAVKGKGTDDSMSRMVVEAYDGNGKFIGTTDPAASGGTQNLRIDEATGEVFFTWPEYRGTDLATDKNVNFSVLAKPRSVEQLQAANDNNNPDGEGKTFDSSNSLTRYNKANVIDSKAFSLDDTEYHSPQYDKKDASIISGVDSETGPIATEPQKVTFTQVPDLIKELEKKKGDGGYEAKVTLDEKYVYEGWSVDIDDDYNVTVTAPENPKPGTFARPVITVEYSNGSTDKLELFVVVDPNNTQVTDLVRPGLTKGRVGDDLTSQITTKSIMKGHSPVAPAKFEIDESTVPEGWTVTVDETGKVTAKADDTVAPGSIITPKVKATYPDQTTDEIEVQFQAIVDIKIPDYDTVAGQPNASVSLTPELPERGLSGNTTDEAPKRYTFPDGKTEYTHTDDSGTWTVQIDENTGEITTTIPRTAPEGYILNVPVLAYYDNADKPQEVKGTVVVLKGDIKANYNVQVTAPGQEAKHQVEDAPDGSTFSFGNKNGKPVLTQDVNGWKYTIDPKTGEVSSTPPADAKPGDKNTITVTVNAPGGRTTQTPVTTVVKLTNSWEAEPSYPVQTVYPGETATLPVALEKPDNVNVAKENPYKLGDVPAGWNVSIDDNGQITATAPADAKPGDQVKIPVTVTYEDGSTDIAYAVVNVVDVPTREVPFKVEYKYDDTIPAGEHKVETKGEPGAEKMTKDGTWEQTKAPVNEVVVIGTKVAESESAETVTWTVPIPYPTEVRENPELAPGETRVVQEGENGEKTFTAKFTAKGDKAEVTEEKTTKEPVTRIVEYGPGLAPSELVTKTEKPIPFETEIVFDDTLEKGTQVVDQEGELGTEVETSTQKIVDGKPSGDPTVTTERTKEPVKQIIRVGTKSEGTYTSEYEKDVPFETEVIFDETMEAGTQETVQEGKLGKDKVTTTLTIENSKVVGSKTETQRVNDPVKKIIKVGTKGKPASTQIEWTEKTPFETEIRVNPDLKPGETKVVQEGKQGEVKHTVKVNAENGEITTEDTSQKISDPVKQIIEVGPAKNQTELTDKHTEKTPYDTIIEYDPNLEVGQVVEDQAGAFGEKEITKTWKLENGKPVGDPETSEKVVKDPQPRKLRVGTKCKCEAPTEPSEPSEPTDPTEPTEPSEPSEPTDPTEPTEPTDPTDPTDPSEPTDPTDPTDPTEPTEPTDPTEPTDPTEPTEPSEPSEPTDPTEPTNPTDPTDPTDPSEPSEPTDPTKPTKPSEPTKPSEPTEPTKPSDPTKPSEPTKPSEPGKPTDTSKPTTPAEPGKPGEPSKPGDKKPGEPSKPGDKQPGEPSKPGESEKPSEQPAAPGNSGGSSGSSGSSAQQGSQPEQAESSSQSALARTGASIAMPAGIAALLILIGTALMTLRKRLY; this comes from the coding sequence ATGAACTCCTCTCAGAACAGGGTTTCGCGGCGGCGTGCACGCACTGGCGTTGCCGCACTGTCCGCCATCACTCTCGCGCTGGGTTCGCTCAGCATCTTCTCTCACAGCGACCTCACCCCCGAGGCCACCGCTGCCACGCTGAGCGGCGGTATCCGCGACAAGTCCGGCGCAGTGGAGAAGGACGCCCAGAAGGCTTCCGACCTGCCGGCCGGGTCGTGTGTTGTTTACGAAAGCACTCCGAACGGCAGTCAGGCGGGTTTCACCTGGCGCACCTCAGAGCCAGGTGCGGACAGCCCCGACAAGACCCTGTGGGGTCTGAGCCTTGCCTTCGACAACTCGAAGGATCGCACGTTTGCCGATTGGTATTTCAGCAATTCGGGTCTTCTTGGTGGCGTCTTGAATGCCGGCACGGTGCCCTCCATGAATGTCGGTCAGACCTTCCTTGGCGAGAACGTTACCCACAAGGCCGACGAGAGCATCGTCATTAATGGTGCCGGCCGCCAGCGAAACTTGAATCTCTATGCGGATCTCACCGATGCGGAGGTCAAGCAGTTCGCACAAGCTGGCGCCAATAGCCCCGTGCGCTACGCCTGGCAGAGTCACTACACGAAGGACAACCCTAACGGCCTGAAAGCCACGCAAGGTAACAATGCCGGATTCAGTGCTGTTGTCAATCCATGGCCGAGCGAGAACATCGAATGTAACCCGATCACGGTCTCGTGGGAGTCTTTCGAGAAGCACGTGATCGTCCCTGGTGAGGAAACCAAGGTCGGTAAGATCAACGTTCCTGCTGTGAAGGGCAAGGGCACGGACGACTCGATGTCCCGCATGGTCGTGGAGGCCTACGACGGCAACGGCAAGTTCATCGGCACCACAGACCCGGCAGCGTCTGGCGGTACGCAGAACCTGCGTATCGACGAAGCGACCGGCGAGGTCTTCTTCACCTGGCCTGAGTACCGCGGTACCGACCTGGCAACTGACAAGAACGTGAACTTCTCCGTTCTGGCGAAGCCACGTAGCGTCGAGCAGCTCCAGGCTGCTAATGACAACAACAACCCTGATGGCGAAGGCAAGACCTTCGACAGCTCCAACTCGCTGACCCGCTACAACAAGGCGAACGTCATCGACTCGAAAGCGTTCTCCCTGGATGACACGGAGTACCACTCCCCGCAGTACGACAAGAAGGATGCTTCGATCATCTCGGGCGTGGATAGCGAAACCGGCCCGATTGCGACCGAGCCGCAGAAGGTCACCTTCACCCAGGTCCCGGACTTAATCAAGGAGCTGGAGAAGAAGAAGGGTGACGGCGGCTACGAGGCCAAGGTCACTCTGGACGAGAAGTACGTCTACGAGGGCTGGTCTGTCGACATCGACGATGACTACAACGTCACCGTCACCGCTCCAGAGAACCCGAAGCCGGGCACCTTCGCTCGCCCCGTGATCACGGTGGAGTACTCCAACGGTTCCACTGACAAGCTGGAACTCTTCGTGGTTGTTGACCCGAACAACACCCAGGTCACCGACCTGGTGCGTCCGGGTCTGACCAAGGGCCGCGTCGGTGATGATCTCACCTCTCAGATCACCACCAAGTCCATCATGAAGGGCCACTCCCCAGTCGCCCCGGCGAAGTTTGAGATCGACGAGTCCACTGTCCCTGAGGGTTGGACCGTCACGGTCGATGAGACCGGCAAGGTCACCGCGAAGGCGGACGACACCGTCGCGCCGGGCAGCATCATCACCCCGAAGGTGAAGGCCACCTACCCCGACCAGACCACGGACGAGATCGAGGTCCAGTTCCAGGCGATCGTGGATATCAAGATCCCTGACTACGACACGGTGGCTGGTCAGCCGAATGCGAGCGTCAGCCTGACTCCTGAGCTCCCGGAGCGCGGCTTGAGCGGCAACACGACCGATGAGGCCCCGAAGCGCTACACCTTCCCGGACGGTAAGACCGAATACACCCACACGGATGACAGCGGCACGTGGACCGTCCAGATTGACGAGAACACTGGTGAAATCACCACGACCATCCCACGGACCGCGCCTGAGGGCTACATCCTGAACGTCCCGGTTCTCGCGTACTACGACAACGCTGACAAGCCGCAAGAGGTGAAGGGCACCGTCGTCGTCCTCAAGGGCGACATCAAGGCTAACTACAACGTCCAGGTCACTGCTCCTGGACAGGAAGCCAAGCACCAGGTTGAGGACGCGCCTGACGGCTCGACCTTCTCCTTCGGAAACAAGAATGGCAAGCCAGTCTTGACCCAGGATGTCAACGGATGGAAGTACACCATTGACCCGAAGACCGGTGAAGTTTCTTCCACCCCGCCAGCCGATGCGAAGCCGGGTGACAAGAACACCATCACTGTAACCGTTAACGCCCCGGGTGGTCGGACCACCCAGACACCGGTGACCACCGTTGTGAAGCTGACTAACAGTTGGGAAGCTGAGCCGTCCTATCCTGTGCAGACTGTGTACCCGGGCGAAACCGCAACGCTGCCAGTTGCACTGGAGAAGCCGGACAACGTTAACGTCGCGAAGGAAAACCCCTACAAGTTGGGTGATGTTCCTGCCGGTTGGAACGTCAGCATTGACGACAATGGCCAGATCACCGCAACCGCACCCGCGGATGCGAAGCCAGGCGATCAGGTCAAGATCCCGGTTACTGTGACCTACGAGGACGGCTCCACCGATATCGCTTACGCAGTAGTGAACGTTGTTGATGTTCCGACGCGTGAGGTTCCGTTCAAGGTCGAGTACAAGTACGACGACACCATCCCTGCCGGCGAGCACAAGGTTGAGACCAAGGGTGAGCCGGGCGCCGAGAAGATGACCAAGGACGGTACCTGGGAGCAGACTAAGGCTCCGGTCAACGAGGTCGTTGTCATCGGCACCAAGGTGGCTGAAAGCGAAAGCGCAGAGACTGTAACTTGGACGGTTCCGATTCCGTATCCGACCGAGGTTCGTGAGAACCCGGAGCTGGCACCTGGTGAAACCAGGGTTGTTCAGGAAGGTGAGAACGGTGAGAAGACCTTTACTGCTAAGTTCACCGCGAAGGGCGACAAGGCTGAGGTAACTGAGGAGAAGACCACCAAGGAACCTGTCACTCGCATCGTTGAGTACGGTCCTGGTTTGGCTCCATCAGAATTGGTGACCAAGACTGAAAAGCCAATTCCGTTCGAGACCGAAATTGTCTTCGACGACACCCTGGAAAAGGGCACGCAGGTCGTCGATCAGGAAGGTGAGCTCGGAACTGAGGTCGAGACTTCGACTCAGAAGATTGTGGACGGCAAGCCGTCTGGCGATCCGACCGTGACCACTGAGCGCACCAAGGAGCCGGTCAAGCAGATCATCCGCGTTGGTACCAAGTCCGAAGGTACTTACACCAGTGAGTACGAAAAGGACGTGCCGTTCGAGACCGAGGTAATCTTCGATGAGACGATGGAAGCCGGAACGCAGGAGACTGTTCAGGAAGGCAAGCTCGGTAAGGACAAGGTCACGACGACCCTGACCATCGAGAACTCGAAGGTTGTGGGTAGCAAGACCGAAACTCAGCGTGTGAACGATCCGGTCAAGAAGATCATCAAGGTCGGCACCAAGGGCAAGCCTGCTTCCACACAGATCGAGTGGACTGAGAAGACTCCGTTCGAGACCGAGATTCGTGTGAACCCGGATCTGAAGCCTGGCGAAACCAAGGTTGTCCAGGAAGGTAAGCAGGGCGAGGTCAAGCACACCGTCAAGGTCAACGCCGAAAACGGTGAGATCACCACGGAGGACACCTCCCAGAAGATCAGCGACCCGGTGAAGCAGATCATCGAGGTTGGTCCGGCCAAGAACCAGACCGAGCTCACCGATAAGCACACCGAGAAGACCCCGTACGACACCATCATCGAGTACGACCCGAACCTCGAGGTCGGTCAGGTTGTCGAGGACCAGGCCGGTGCCTTCGGCGAGAAGGAAATCACCAAGACCTGGAAGCTCGAAAACGGCAAGCCAGTCGGTGACCCGGAGACCTCCGAGAAGGTCGTGAAGGATCCGCAACCGCGCAAGCTGCGCGTTGGCACCAAGTGCAAGTGCGAGGCTCCGACCGAGCCGTCTGAGCCGAGCGAGCCAACGGACCCGACGGAGCCGACCGAGCCGTCTGAGCCGAGCGAGCCAACGGATCCAACGGAGCCGACCGAGCCGACCGACCCGACGGACCCGACCGATCCGTCCGAGCCGACGGACCCAACCGACCCGACGGACCCGACCGAGCCGACCGAGCCGACCGACCCGACCGAGCCAACGGACCCGACGGAGCCGACCGAGCCGTCTGAGCCGAGCGAGCCAACGGATCCAACGGAGCCAACCAACCCAACGGATCCGACGGACCCGACCGATCCGTCCGAGCCGTCCGAGCCGACGGACCCGACCAAGCCGACCAAGCCGTCCGAGCCGACCAAGCCGTCCGAGCCGACCGAGCCGACCAAGCCGTCCGACCCGACGAAGCCGAGCGAGCCGACGAAGCCAAGCGAGCCGGGTAAGCCGACGGACACCAGCAAGCCGACCACGCCGGCTGAACCAGGCAAGCCGGGTGAGCCGAGCAAGCCAGGCGACAAGAAGCCAGGTGAGCCAAGCAAGCCAGGCGATAAGCAGCCAGGCGAGCCGAGCAAGCCAGGTGAGTCCGAGAAGCCGAGCGAGCAGCCAGCTGCTCCGGGCAACTCGGGTGGCAGCTCCGGTAGCTCCGGCAGCTCTGCCCAGCAGGGCAGCCAGCCAGAGCAGGCCGAGTCCAGCAGCCAGTCCGCACTGGCACGCACCGGCGCAAGCATCGCCATGCCGGCCGGGATCGCAGCACTGCTGATCCTCATCGGCACCGCGCTGATGACTCTGCGCAAGCGCCTGTACTAA
- a CDS encoding 50S ribosomal protein bL37: protein MSKRGRKRKDRRKNKANHGKRPNA, encoded by the coding sequence ATGAGCAAGCGTGGCCGTAAGCGCAAGGACCGTCGCAAGAACAAGGCGAACCACGGCAAGCGCCCAAACGCATAA
- the aroA gene encoding 3-phosphoshikimate 1-carboxyvinyltransferase, with translation MSTSTHPAWPAPTAHGPVTATVPVPGSKSITNRALVLAALADGPATITNTLISRDTELMLDALRTLGVGVEILSSEGAAATVRITPPVQFTGGHVDCGLAGTVMRFVPPIAALATAPVSFDGDPQARRRPMDQTLDSIRGLGAGIGEGTDATEPSSDTASLPFTVLPAASNTEQGSAGSTTPTGGEVRIDASGSSQFVSGLLLVGARFADGVRIVHTGQSVPSKPHIDMTIDMLAEAGVVVETGTEEATGNPTWTVQPGPIKAVDWVIEPDLSNATPFLAAGALTQGAVSVPHWPATTTQPGDQIRPILEAMGATVTLNEGTLTASAAGPLQGVDWDMGDIGELTPTVAALAALATTETRLRGIAHLRGHETDRLHALAAEINALGGNVAETEDGLHITPVPLAGARWRSYADHRMATAGAIIGLLVPGVEVEDVATTAKTMPGFEHMWARMLGGTDANAASGAGEA, from the coding sequence ATGTCGACTAGCACCCACCCCGCCTGGCCCGCCCCCACCGCACATGGCCCCGTCACCGCGACGGTGCCCGTCCCCGGTTCCAAGTCCATCACCAACCGCGCGCTCGTCCTCGCAGCGCTCGCCGACGGGCCGGCCACCATCACCAACACCCTCATCAGCCGCGACACGGAGCTCATGCTCGACGCGCTGCGCACCCTCGGGGTGGGTGTAGAAATCCTAAGCTCCGAGGGGGCGGCTGCCACCGTGCGGATCACCCCGCCCGTCCAGTTCACCGGCGGGCACGTCGACTGCGGGCTGGCGGGCACCGTCATGCGCTTCGTCCCACCCATCGCGGCACTAGCCACCGCCCCCGTCAGCTTCGACGGCGACCCCCAGGCACGCCGCCGCCCCATGGACCAGACTCTGGACTCCATCCGCGGCCTGGGTGCCGGCATCGGCGAGGGCACGGACGCCACCGAGCCGAGCTCGGACACCGCTAGCCTGCCCTTCACCGTCCTGCCCGCCGCGAGCAACACGGAGCAGGGCTCCGCAGGGTCTACCACCCCAACCGGCGGCGAGGTTCGCATCGACGCCTCCGGCTCCAGCCAGTTCGTCTCCGGGCTGCTGCTGGTCGGTGCCCGCTTCGCCGACGGCGTGCGCATCGTCCACACCGGTCAGTCCGTGCCCAGCAAGCCCCACATCGACATGACGATCGACATGCTCGCCGAGGCGGGCGTCGTCGTCGAAACGGGTACGGAAGAAGCCACCGGCAACCCGACCTGGACCGTCCAGCCCGGACCAATCAAGGCTGTGGACTGGGTGATCGAACCGGACCTCTCCAACGCGACCCCGTTCCTCGCCGCGGGCGCACTGACCCAGGGCGCGGTCAGCGTCCCGCACTGGCCTGCCACGACCACCCAGCCAGGCGACCAGATCCGCCCCATCCTGGAAGCCATGGGCGCGACCGTCACCCTGAACGAGGGCACCCTGACAGCCAGCGCCGCCGGCCCACTGCAGGGCGTGGACTGGGACATGGGCGACATCGGTGAACTCACCCCCACCGTCGCAGCGCTGGCAGCCCTGGCCACCACCGAGACCCGCCTGCGGGGCATCGCGCACTTGCGGGGGCACGAGACCGACCGCCTCCACGCCCTGGCCGCGGAGATCAACGCGCTGGGCGGGAACGTCGCCGAAACCGAGGACGGCCTGCACATCACCCCGGTCCCCCTGGCCGGTGCCCGCTGGCGCTCCTACGCCGACCACCGGATGGCCACCGCCGGCGCCATCATCGGCCTGCTCGTCCCCGGCGTAGAGGTCGAGGACGTCGCCACCACCGCCAAGACCATGCCCGGCTTCGAGCACATGTGGGCCCGGATGCTCGGCGGCACCGACGCCAACGCTGCCAGCGGCGCCGGGGAGGCCTAG
- a CDS encoding DUF6912 family protein — MRVFIPATHSMLADFARDSVLPIRSGVVFGLTQAVRDFYTSGDDEELEYTAFLDAARASLRLLATEDASGAEEAFPNRRVVLAADIPDANLTADPTGGDSVLRVDPAQLELKQLRAIHTDDEDAEAATQRAKECIDDADLGDEDAELALGDCEDNLMSWYDSKELGVLVDLM, encoded by the coding sequence ATGCGCGTCTTCATCCCGGCGACCCACTCGATGCTCGCGGATTTCGCCCGCGATAGTGTGCTGCCGATCCGCTCCGGGGTGGTGTTCGGGCTGACCCAGGCGGTACGTGATTTCTACACCTCCGGGGACGACGAGGAGCTGGAGTACACGGCCTTCCTGGACGCCGCGCGTGCGTCCTTGCGGCTGTTGGCGACGGAGGACGCCTCCGGTGCCGAGGAGGCCTTCCCGAACCGCCGGGTCGTCTTGGCTGCGGATATTCCGGACGCCAACCTCACCGCCGATCCGACTGGCGGGGATTCCGTGCTGCGCGTGGACCCTGCTCAGCTGGAGCTGAAGCAGCTGCGCGCGATCCACACGGATGACGAGGATGCGGAAGCCGCCACGCAGCGGGCCAAGGAGTGCATCGATGATGCGGATCTGGGGGATGAGGACGCGGAGCTCGCGCTGGGGGACTGCGAGGATAACCTCATGAGCTGGTACGACAGCAAGGAGCTGGGGGTGCTCGTCGATCTGATGTAG
- the rsrA gene encoding mycothiol system anti-sigma-R factor codes for MNDNVEPNAGTPRRDIECRDLVDVLYEYVDGGCDENLRAQLQEHLDNCPSCVEKLGVEREIRQLLRVRCAQAAPVELRSRITTQLRVVYRTSRG; via the coding sequence ATGAATGACAACGTTGAGCCGAATGCAGGCACCCCTCGGCGCGACATCGAATGCCGGGACCTCGTGGACGTCCTCTACGAATATGTCGATGGCGGATGTGACGAAAACCTGCGGGCGCAGCTGCAGGAGCACCTCGATAACTGCCCCAGTTGCGTGGAGAAACTCGGCGTGGAACGCGAAATCCGTCAACTACTGCGAGTTCGCTGCGCCCAAGCCGCCCCAGTGGAGCTGCGTAGCCGCATCACCACCCAGCTGAGGGTGGTCTACCGAACCTCCCGCGGGTAG